The following is a genomic window from Candidatus Zixiibacteriota bacterium.
CTCCTTGAGGCGGTGCCGGCCGGGATCGAGTACGATGCCGTCATCGCTGCGCTCCGGGCTGACCCGGCCGTGGTCGGCGTCCACGACCTCCACATCTGGTCGCTCTCGTCGCGCGAGGTGGCCCTGTCCTGCCACGTGTGCGTCGACCCCGGCGATCTTGCCCGGGGGCCGGAGGTGATCGCGCGGCTGAGCCGCGGCATGCAGGAGCGCTTCGCCATCAACCACAGCACGATGCAGCTGGAAACCGAGGAGTGCGGGCGCCTCGACGCCAACGGGATGTGCCGCCGCCCCGAGATACACTAGGAGCCGATGTGGCCGAGCAGGAAGTCGAACTCGTAGTCACCGATCTTGCTTTCGACGGCAAGGCGGTCGCGCACCGCGACGGCAAGGTGGTGTTTCTCAACGGCGGGCTCCCCGGCGAGACCGTCCTCGCCGCCATCGTCAAATCGAAGCCGCGCTATGATCAGGCGGTCGTCCGCCGCATCCTCACCCCCTCCCCCATGCGCCTGCCCGCCCGCTGCTCCCACTTCGGCGACTGCGGCGGCTGCACCTGGCAGGACCTCGACTACCGGCAGCAGCTCGTCTTCAAACGCAAGCAGGTGGCCGACTGCCTCACCCGGCTGGGGCGCCTGGAGCAGGTGGCGGTCGACGAGATGATCGGCTGCGCCGAGCTCTACAACTACCGCAACAAGATGGAGTTCTCGTTTCACACCGCCCCCGGCGGGTTCACCCTCGGCCTGCACCGGCGGGGGCAGTTCGACGACATCTTCGATCTCGACCGCTGCTATCTCCAGAGCGAGCTCTCCAACCGGATCGTCCGCTGGATCCGCGATTTCGTCGTCCGCACCCGGATCCCCGTCTATGACGTCGCCAACCACACCGGGTACATGCGCTTTCTCGTCATCCGCCAGGGCAAGCGGACCGGCCAGACCATGGTCAACGTCGTCACCAACTACGGCGACTTCCCCGACCGTCAGCGCCTCGTCCGCGACATGCGCGCCGAACTTCCCGAAGTGACCACCCTGGTGCACAACCAGAACGGCCGGATATCGAACATCGCCGTAGGCGAGAGCGAGCAGGTGCTCTTCGGGCTCGGGTACATCGAGGAGCAGCTCTTCGACTGCCGCTTCCGCATCCGCGCCAACTCGTTCTTTCAGACCAACTCCATCCAGGCCGAGACCCTCTACCGCACCTGCTTCGAGATGCTCCGGCCCGGCCCCTCCGAGCGCGTGTTCGACCTCTACTGCGGCACCGGCTCCATCGCCATCCTGCTGGCCGGCTACGTCCAGCACGTCGTCGGGGTCGAACTGGTGAAGGACGCGGTGGATGCGGCCGTCGAGAACGCCGCCTGCAACAACGTCGGCAACGTCGAATTCCACCACGCCGACGTCAAGGACTACCTCGCGCTGATCGAGGGGAGCAGCGTTCGCTTCGACACCGTCATTGTCGATCCTCCCCGGACCGGCCTGCACCCCAAGGCTCTGCGGCGCCTGCTCCGCCTGGACCCTCCCCGGATCCTCTACGTCTCGTGCAACCCGGCGACTTTCGCGCGCGATGCCCGGCTGATCGTCGACGCCGGCTACGACCTGCCGCTGGTCCGCCCGGTCGACATGTTCCCCCACACGATGCACATTGAACTCGCCGGCGTCTTCAACCGGCGCTGAGAGCCCTCCGGCGCCGGGCCCCGACTTTTCTTGCCCCGGAGCGGATTCCCCCGTACATTGGCGGATGGAAAAGGAGGACGCATTCGATGATTGGCACCCGCATGCTCTGGGCGCTCGCCGCCGCCCTGTTCCTGTGCGGTCCGGCGCCGGCCGCGGCCGCCGCTGAACCCGGCCTCGACAACCTCTGCGATCAGATCCTGGCCGCCTTGCAGGCCTTCTACCCTGTCCGCTCCACCGAAATGGGCATTCACGACTACGACCACCGCTTCACGGACTACTCCTCCTCGTCCGTGCGCGACATGGTCAAGAGGCTTGCCGCGTTCGACAAGAAACTCGCCAAGTACCGGGCGGCCGACCTCCCGGCCGACCAGGCCATCCGCTGCCGGCTCATCCAGTCGAACGTCGATGCCGCGCTGCTCGATTTGAAACAGATATCGTGGCACACCCGGCTCCCGCAGTTGTACGTCGATGAAGCCGTCAACGGGCTGTACCTCCTGCTCGGTTCGCGGAGCCTCGCCCCTGAGCAGGCGGCTGTGTCGGTCCTGGCGCGCATGAAGGCGGTGCCGGCGCTGCTGGAGACAGCGCGCAAAAACATCCGCCGTCCCCCGCAGGTCTGGATTGACGAGGCGGTGAGCGCCCTGGTCTCCGCGGAGGTCTTTTACGGCGACGCCGGGGCGGAGATGGCGCGGCAGTTTCCGGCGCGGGCCGAGGAATTCCGCACCGCCGCCGCCGCCGCGCAGGAGGTTCTGCGCGGCTTTTCCGATTGGCTGCGGCGGGCCGAGCCGGGCGACCCCGGCGCCTTCGCCATCGGCGCCGACAATTTCAACTACAAGCTCGCCCATGAGCACTTCCTCCCCTACACCGCCGACTCCCTCCTCGCCCTGGGCGAGGCGCTGCTCGTCGATGCCGACTCCGCGTACGACGAGTACCGGCGGTTTGTCGAAGAGGAGGCCCAGAACGGCAGCGAGCGCGTCTTCATCCCGCGCTGTTTCTCGCGCGCCGACATCCTCGACTACTATGCGTGGGAGGTGGCGCAGGTGCGCGCCTTCTGCGCCGACAACGAAATCGTCACCGTCCCCCAGAACATCGCCCCCGTCGCGGTCGTCGAAACCCCGCCGTACCTGCAGTCCATGATCACCGGCATCGCCTACCAGCCGGCCGGTCCGTTCGACACCGCCCAGCAGGCTCTCTTTTTCGTCCGCCCCGTTCCCGACCCGCTCGATTCAGCGCAGTTGTCGGTGCGCGCCCGCTATATCCACCGGCGCGGTTTCCGCGGCTCGGTCGTCCACGAGGCCTACCCCGGTCACCATCTGCAAACCCAGGTCGCCGGCATGCACGACGACCCGGTGCGCAAATGGCAGAGCAACAGCCTCGCGGTCGAGGGCTGGGCCCTCTACTGCGAACAGATGATGTACGAGGCCGGGCTGTACGGCGGCGAAAACCCCGCCATGTGGCTCGCCATCCTCGACGGCATCCGCTTCCGCGCCGCCCGCATCGTCGCCGACGTCAAGCTCCACACCGGCCGGATGACCTACGACGAGTGCGTCGACTGGATGATCGACACCCTCGACATCGACACCGATTCCGGCCGCGAGTACATCCGCAACCAGGTGCGCCTCTACACCCACCGCCCGACCTACCAGATGTCGTACCTGATCGGGAAACTTGAGATCCTCAAGCTGCGCGACGCGATGATCGACATTGAAGGTGAGAGCTTCTCGCTCCGCGCTTTCCACGACGCCTACCTGAGCGAGGGGAGCATTCCGCCCGCGCTGGTGTGGAAAGCGTGGGAGCTCGAAACCGCCCCGTAGCCCGGTTCGAGGTTGTATGCCCTGGTGGCCGGTGGTCATAGGACTTTTGCTGCTCCTTGGGAGTGGCGTGCTCGCCCTGAGCGTGCGCGTGCGCCTCGTGTTCGAAGAGGGCCGGCGGCTGATCGGGCTGAGCCTCGGCCGCCGCACCGGCATTGAAGTCGACGCCGGCGCCCGCGCGGGCGTTGTTCGCCTGGCCGGCATCCCGCTGAAAAAGTTCCGTTTCGGCGCCGGCGCCGCCGCGCCGAAAGAGCCGGCGCCCGCCGCGCCGCGGCGGAAACGATCCCCCCGAACCGCAGGCGGAGCCCGGCGCGACCTGGCGGAAATCGGCCGCCTCGGCCCGCGGATTCTCCGCGCCCTCGGGAGCTACCTGGCGGCCCTCTCCCGCGCGGCGACCGTCGAGGAATGCCGCGCCCACATCGAGGCCGGCTTCGCCAGCCCCGACCACACCGGCCTCGCTTTCGGCTGCTACCAGGCCGCCCTCGGCGCCGGTCCCGTCTGGCTGGCGCAGATCCGTTATGTCCCCGTCTGGGACGGCCCGGCGTTCCGCGCCTCCGGCCGCTTCACGGCCGCCCTGCCGCTCTATCGATTGGCCGGGCGCACCGTCCTGCTCGCCTGGAGGCTGCCGATAAGAAAAATAATCAGGTTGGCCCGAGCATAGATGAAAGGAGTCTGAGATGTCGAACGGCGTGACCGATATTCTCAAGGGCGTGGTCGGCGAACTCCGCGAGGTCGCCAAATCCGAAACCGTCATCGGCGACCCGATCACTGTCGGCGACCGCACCGTTATCCCGGTCATGAAAATCTCTTTCGGTTTCGCCGCCGGCGGCGGACAGGGAACCGATGAAAAGCGCGGCTCCGGTTTCGGCGGGGGGGGCGGCGGCGGCGCCCGGGTCGAGCCGGCCGCGTTCATCATCATCGACCGCGATGAGATCCGTGTCCTCTCGGCCGTCAAGGGAAAGTGGGACGCCCTCCTCGAGGCGATCCCCGAAGTCGCGAAAAAGATCCAGCAGGCGGCGAAGAAGTTCAGGTCAGACGAGAAGCCTGCCGACTCAAGCGGCGCGTAAGCGCGCCTGGGTCCATGGGGAAAAAGAGATAGCCCCCGTGCAACCGTCAAGCACGAGGGCTACAATCAAATGGAGAAAAGGGTTGGATCCCTTTCCCCGTTAAACAGAGCAAATCCCGCGTTGGTTCGTACTGTTTTTTTCTCGGCCGCACAATTTGCGGCCAATCGTGTCATTTTTCTGTCATGGACCTACCTGCACTTTCAGGAAACCCTCCCCGCATTCTCCCGGTTACCCTCTTGGATGCATGGAAATGTCTGTAACACGCGATCTTTCTTTGGAGGAACCAATCATGTTGAGAACTTTCGTCAGCGCAGCTCTCGTCCTCGGCGTACTTGCATTCGGCTCCGGATCGGCCGCCGCCCACTGTGAAATCCCGTGCGGGATCTATGACGACTCCACACGCTTCGACCTGCTGGCCGAACACATCACGACTATGGAGAAGTCGATGGCGCAGATCCGCGAGCTCTCGGCCGATCCGGGTGCCAACGCCAACCAGCTCACCCGGTGGGTCGTCAACAAAGAGGACCATGCCGGCGAATTCCAGCACATCGTCAGCCAGTATTTCATGACCCAGCGCCTCAAAACCCTCGAGCCGACCGCCCAGGGCTATGCCGGCTACCAGAAACAACTCGAGCTGACACATCGCCTGCTCGTCGGCGCCATGAAATGCAAACAGACAACCGATCAGGCCAACATCGACTCCCTGCGGGTCACGCTCGACCAGTTCCGGACGGCCTACTTCGGCGGGCAAAACCACACCCACTAGCCCGCCCAGGCGGTTGCCGCCAAGACCGGGCCGGGGGAACCGAGGCTCCGGGGTTGTGCGCCGGAGAATCATGACGCGCCAATATTGACCGACCGCGTTTTTGTTTTCCGTGCCGGTCCGGTCGCGAAACGAGGCGGACAAGTAGTTGCCAGTCAATGGATTATGATAGTTTGGCCGGATGGACTAATGTCCGAGAAGATTTGAGGGGAAGTGTCAGAATATGACACTTGTGCGCACCATATTGTCTCCGGAGAGGTGACAGGCAGAAGAAGCCGGCTTCGCCGGGTGGCGCAAGCCGCAGACATCCCGACTCTCTCGTCCCATGGGGATGTGGACCGACCGGGGACCCACCGTTTGAGGTGGGTTTTGTCTGTTTGGGCCGGCCTTGGGGAGACGGTTTGCGGGTCTGATGATCGGACAATCGGGTGGCCGGCCGATTGGCGGCCGGCTGCCGCTAACCGGACTCTACAACTCCATAATAGCGGGAACGAAGCAGCCGGGCGGGCGGTTCAAATGACGGTAACAAAAGAATTGGCAGACTGTTAAGGATCGGCTATATTGAAAGGTTAACGGAGACAGCCCCGTGCGCTTTCCGCGCGGGCCAGCCGATAGAACAACAGGAGAAGGAGTTGAAACACACGTGAATTGGCCGATTCTTATGGCCGGAAGCCCGGAAGGGGCCGGCAGCGGCACGATGATCACGACCGTCATCTGGTTTGGTCTCATCTTCGTCGTCATGTATTTGCTGCTCATCCGGCCGCAGCGCAAAAAGCAAAAGGAACATGAACATCTGCTCAAAGACCTGAAAAAGGGCGACAAAGTGATCACGTCCGCCGGCATGTTTGGAGTGATTTTCGCCATCGATGACGAACGCGGCCGAGTCGTGCTGAAATTCGGCGAAAACGTCAAGATGGAGTTTCTGAAATCCTCCATTGCCGCGCGCGTCGACAGCTAGTGTAAGGAGTTATTGTGGCGGTGCGACCGATCGTCATTTACGGCGACCCGGTACTGCGGGAGAAGGCGCAGCCGGTCGAAACGATCGACCGGGAAATCAAAGACTTGGTGTCGGACCTTACCGACACGCTCAAAGAGGCGCAGGGACTCGGTCTGGCGGCACCCCAGATCGGCGTGTCCAGGCGCGTTTTCATCATCGACCTGTCGGTTATTGACATCAACGCCGACCTCAAGGTCTTCATAAATCCGGAAATTATCGAGGCAGGCGGCGAACCGGTGGAATATGAGGAGGGTTGCCTGTCCTTTCCGGGACTATATCAGAAGATCACCCGCCCGGCCTGGGTGAAGGTTCGGGCTATCGACATCAATGGAAACGCGTTTGAGATCGCAACGGACGGCATGTTGGCGAGGGCAATCCAGCACGAATTCGACCACCTGGAGGGAATCCTGTTCATCGACCGCATGTCCGCTCTGACTCGGACCATGATTCAAGGGCGCCTGAGAAAGCTGCAGAAGGTTTCCTGACGATATTCGCCCGCGCGTTGATCTTGTCCGACGGTTCCCGGAATGAGAATCGTCGCTCCGCCGCAATCCACAGTCCGCATGAGATTGGTGTTTATGGGCACGCCGGAGTACGCATGCCCCACTCTGGCCTGCCTGGTGCACAGCGAGCATGAGGTGGCTGCGGTGGTGACCGGTCCCGATGTGCGTCCGCCGCGCGGCGGGGGTCTGCACCCCACGCCCGTCAAGCGCGAGGCGCTCCGGCACGGTCTGACCGTCCTGACCCCCGCCACGCTCAGGAACAACCCGGCGCTGCGTGAGGCGCTGGCGGGGCTGAAGGCCGACGTTTTCGTGGTCGTCGCCTTCAAAATCCTCCCCCGCAGCCTCTACGCGCTCCCCCGCCTGGGCTCGGTCAACATCCACGCGTCGCTTTTGCCTCGGTACCGCGGCGCCGCACCGATCCATTGGGCGCTCATCAACGGCGAGACCGAAACCGGTCTCTCTAGTTTTGTTCTCAACGATACGGTGGACACCGGCGATCTCGTGCTCCAGGAGCGCGTTCCGATCGATCCGGCCGACACCTTCGATTCGCTCTATGCCCGGATGGCCGCGTTGTCCGGGCCGTTTGCCCTGCGCAGCCTGGAGCGGCTCGCCGACCCGGCGTTTGCCCCCATTCCGCAGGACGGCACGGCCGCGACCCCGGCCCCGAAAGTCACCCCCGAGGACGCCCTCATCGACTGGGGCTTTCCCGCGCCGCTGGTGCACAACTTCATCCGCGGCCTCAGCTCCGTCCCGGGCGCCTACTCCACCTTCCGCAGCCGCCGCGTGAAAATTCTCGGCAGCCGCCCGGTCGTTGACGCCCCGGCGGCCCCGGGCGCGCCGCCCGGCGCCATCGTGCCCGACCGGCGCCGCCTCCTGGTCCAGTGCGCAAGCTCGGCCCTCGAGCTGACTCGCCTGGTCCCGGAGGGGAAGAAGGGGATGGACGGGGTGTCCTTTCTCAACGGCCTGCAGCCGCAGCCGGGCGAGCGATTCGGAGCCACACCGCACAACATTCAGGATCCCGTATGAAGAAAGTGATTCTCGTCAACTCAACCGACTATGAAACACGGGTCGCCCTTCTGGAGGACGAACGCCTCGTCGAGCTCCAGGTGGAGCGCCCCGACAGCGACCGCATGGTCGGCGACATCTACAAAGGCATTGTCCGCACTGTCCTGCCGGGCATGCAGGCCGCGTTCGTCGATATCGGCCTGCCCCGCGCCGCCTACCTCCACGCCTCCGACGTCGGCAAGGACTACGACAACCGGTATGACTCGGAGGATATCGACGAAGAGGAGGCGCCTGCGGAGATCATCCGCAAGCGCAAGAGAGAAACGATCGAGCAGGTGCTCAAGACCGGCCAGGAAGTCCTCATCCAGGTGATCAAGGAGCCGATCTCGACCAAGGGGCCCCGCATCTCGACCGAAATCTCCATCCCCGGCCGCTATGTGGTGCTCGTCCCCGACGACGACCACATCCGCATGAGCAAGCGCATCACGAGCTGGGCGGAGAAACGGCGCCTGAAGAAAGTGCTCGCGCCGCTCCGTCCGGAAGGATTCGGCCTGATTGTCCGCACCGAGGCCGAGGGGCACGACACCCCGGACTTCCGCGCCGACGTCAAGCGCGTACTTAAGCTGTGGAGCAAGCTCAAACGGAAGGCCGACACCTCCAAAGCCCCCGTGCTCATCCATAAAGAGGCCGAGATGATCGTGTCGATGATTCGCGACCTCTTCACCGACGACGTCCAGCGCCTCATTGTCGACAACAAGGGCGACTACAAGAAGGTGATCAGTTACGCCCGCCAGGTGGTCCCCCACCTGAAGAACCGTGTCGAGCTCTACAAGGGCCAGCGGCCCCTTTTCGACCAGTTCAACATCGAGGCCGAGATCGAGCGGATGATGGACAGGAAAGTGTGGATCAAGAAGGGGGCATACATCATCATCGACCAGACCGAGGCGATGGTCACGATCGACGTGAACACGGGCCGCTTTGTGGGGTCGAGCGACCAGGAGACCACCATTCTCCAGACGAATCTTCTCGCGGCCAAGGAGATCGCCCGTCAGATCCGCCTCCGCGACATCGGCGGCCTCATCATCTGCGATTTCATCGACATGTACAGCAAGGAGAACCGCCGCAAGCTCTACGAGGAGTTCAAGGGCTGTTTCCGGAACGACCGCGCCAAGGGGGCGATCAACCCGGTCACCGATTTCGGGCTCGTGGAGATGACCCGCGAGCGCGTCCGCCCCTCCCACCTCCAGGCCCTGTCGGAACCCTGTCCGACCTGCGAGGGGCTGGGCCGTATCCTGTCGAAGGAGACGATGGCCACGAAAATCGAACGGTGGTTTCTCCGGGCCAAGGCCGAGGGCCGGATCCGCGAGTTCAATCTCGCCCTCAACCCGATGCTGGCCGACGCCATGTCGGAAAACGGCCACAGCCGGATCGACCGCCTCATGCGCATCAACCAGTTCCGCATCAATGTCGTCCGCGACACGACGCTCTCGGTGCAGGAGTACCGCGTCTACGACGCCCAGAACAACGACAATATCACCGAACGCTATCGTCTCTGAGCCCCGGGGGACCTGGCGGAGATCTCCGCGGCGTCGGATCGCCATCCGACGCCGCTTTTTTGCGGCCGCCCCCCGGCCGACCGGGCCGCAAAATTTCCATTGAACCGCGCCCCGGGATTGCGTTTATTGGCGGCAGGATGGCAGAACGGCGACAAACAAACGAGGAAATCGAGATCAAGCTCGATCTCGGATCCTTCACCAACTACCTCAAGCTCGTGGGCTTTTTGGGGCAGCTCGACGGCGAGGAGCGGCAGGTCAACGCGTTCTTTGATACCGAAGACCGCGTGCTGTCGCGCGACGGCTGGGCGCTCCGGGTGCGGGTCGACGAGCAGCGCGGCTCGCTTGCGATCAAGAGCCGTGAGACGGCCGGCGAGGAAGCCTCTATCCGCATGGAGATGGAGTCCGAAATCCCCCGCGGGGAGGCTCTCGAAGCCCTCGCCCTGCAGCGCGACATCATGGGAATGGACACGCCCACCATCCAGTTCGTCCGGGATCAGTTCGGGTCCCTCGCTCTCGTCCGCTTCGTCCACTTCGAAAACACCCGCCAGTACAAGGCGTTCAGGTTCGGCGACTACTCCTATCGCCTCGAAATCGACACCACGCGCTACGCCGACGGCTCGGTCGACTACGAGCTCGAAGTTGAGTTGCCCGACCGCACCCATGTCCCCACCGTCATCGACCGACTCAGAAAACTCTTCCTGTCGCTGGATATCCCCTTCCTCCGGCAGAACCGCTCCAAACTCGCCCGGGCCCTCGAGAGAGCCCCTCGGGCCTGACTCCCTGGCCGCCCATCCCGATTAAACTTGCCTGTCGATCCTGCCGATGGCAGAATACCGATGTCTTTGTGATCGGACAATTCAGAACAAAATGACTCTTATATCGATGAGGTTTCGCCCATGCGACGGTATCTGATTCTACTGGTCGGCGCTGCGTGTGTCCTGCTCGCCTGCGGTCGCGGCGTGGAAACGATCGCCGAATTCCCGGTGGACAATCTCGACGGCATCATCGCCCAGAGTAACGTCACGCTCGACAGGGAGATCACGGCCGACGGCGGCGGCGCTCTCCGGATCGAGGCGCCCGCCGCCGCCACCATTCCGCTGCTGGAACTGGTCGATCCCGATGTCGAGAAGGCCACGCTCACGTTCGAAGCCAAGATTCGCACGCAGAATCTCACCGGCATGGTGTACCTGGAAATGCTCTGCCACTTCCCCGAACGGGGCGAGTTTTTCGCCCGCGGCCTCGATAACCCGGTCACGGGCGATGTCGACTGGAGCTCCCAGAGCACGCAATTCTTCCTCAAAGCCGGAGAGAATCCGGATCTGGTGAAGCTCAACATCGGCGTCGCCGGCTCCGGCACGATCTGGGTCGACGCCATCAAAGTCACCCGGGGCCCGCTCAAGTAGAGCGATCCTATTCCCGGGCGCGCCATCCGCCCGGGATTGTCCCAGACGGCATTCGCATTCGCCGCCCGGCCTCTCGGCCCGGCGGGATCGGCGCGGCCGGTCACCGGTGCACGAGGTGCCCGGATGATTCGGTGATCCATAGAGGACCGGCGGAATCCGGCGCATTGCGTGCGCCCAGGGTTCAATTGCGCGAGAATTTCCTTGACAGCCCCTGTCAGGCCGCGTATTTTCCAGTTGTAGTACGGGTTCCAGCTTTTTCCATTGTCTCGGAGATCAATTCGTCGTCGAACTGAGGCGGGCCGGTCGGGTTTGCCCGCTTCCAGGGAGGTGGATAATTGCGCCTCGGCGCAACGGACGACTGTCTCGATCGACTCCGCGCAGGCACCTCGCCTCAATGTTCAGACAACCACACCATTGAGCCAACTTCTTCGCCTTGTACCCGTGTCGCCAAGGGAGAGCGCCGGGCCGTGGTGTGCCACGGCGGCTGGTCGGGCTGCGAATTGTTTGCGGTCGGCGGCTTCTCGGCGCTGTTGGTGCTTGTAGCCCGGGTATCGCCGGCCTACGGCTGTTTCGTCCTGGTCGCCGCCGCTCCCCTTCTGGCCGCCGTTGCCCGCGCCTCCGTCCGTGATGCCGCCTGTCTCTTCGCCCTTTTCGCTCTCACCCTGGTCGGCGTCGGCCAACTCGACCTGATCCGGCTGTCCCCCCTGGTCTGGGGGCTTCGGATGGCCGCGGCGGGCGCAGTGGGGTGTGCGTTCGGGCTGCTTTTCGGTCTGGCCAATCGTCGCTTCGGATTCCATCCGCTCGTGCTCGCGCTGTTGTGGGTCGGATTCGAACTGACTATTGTCCAGACGGGTATTGC
Proteins encoded in this region:
- a CDS encoding sporulation protein — protein: MSNGVTDILKGVVGELREVAKSETVIGDPITVGDRTVIPVMKISFGFAAGGGQGTDEKRGSGFGGGGGGGARVEPAAFIIIDRDEIRVLSAVKGKWDALLEAIPEVAKKIQQAAKKFRSDEKPADSSGA
- the fmt gene encoding methionyl-tRNA formyltransferase, whose protein sequence is MGTPEYACPTLACLVHSEHEVAAVVTGPDVRPPRGGGLHPTPVKREALRHGLTVLTPATLRNNPALREALAGLKADVFVVVAFKILPRSLYALPRLGSVNIHASLLPRYRGAAPIHWALINGETETGLSSFVLNDTVDTGDLVLQERVPIDPADTFDSLYARMAALSGPFALRSLERLADPAFAPIPQDGTAATPAPKVTPEDALIDWGFPAPLVHNFIRGLSSVPGAYSTFRSRRVKILGSRPVVDAPAAPGAPPGAIVPDRRRLLVQCASSALELTRLVPEGKKGMDGVSFLNGLQPQPGERFGATPHNIQDPV
- a CDS encoding Rne/Rng family ribonuclease; amino-acid sequence: MKKVILVNSTDYETRVALLEDERLVELQVERPDSDRMVGDIYKGIVRTVLPGMQAAFVDIGLPRAAYLHASDVGKDYDNRYDSEDIDEEEAPAEIIRKRKRETIEQVLKTGQEVLIQVIKEPISTKGPRISTEISIPGRYVVLVPDDDHIRMSKRITSWAEKRRLKKVLAPLRPEGFGLIVRTEAEGHDTPDFRADVKRVLKLWSKLKRKADTSKAPVLIHKEAEMIVSMIRDLFTDDVQRLIVDNKGDYKKVISYARQVVPHLKNRVELYKGQRPLFDQFNIEAEIERMMDRKVWIKKGAYIIIDQTEAMVTIDVNTGRFVGSSDQETTILQTNLLAAKEIARQIRLRDIGGLIICDFIDMYSKENRRKLYEEFKGCFRNDRAKGAINPVTDFGLVEMTRERVRPSHLQALSEPCPTCEGLGRILSKETMATKIERWFLRAKAEGRIREFNLALNPMLADAMSENGHSRIDRLMRINQFRINVVRDTTLSVQEYRVYDAQNNDNITERYRL
- a CDS encoding CYTH domain-containing protein, translating into MAERRQTNEEIEIKLDLGSFTNYLKLVGFLGQLDGEERQVNAFFDTEDRVLSRDGWALRVRVDEQRGSLAIKSRETAGEEASIRMEMESEIPRGEALEALALQRDIMGMDTPTIQFVRDQFGSLALVRFVHFENTRQYKAFRFGDYSYRLEIDTTRYADGSVDYELEVELPDRTHVPTVIDRLRKLFLSLDIPFLRQNRSKLARALERAPRA
- the rlmD gene encoding 23S rRNA (uracil(1939)-C(5))-methyltransferase RlmD, with the protein product MAEQEVELVVTDLAFDGKAVAHRDGKVVFLNGGLPGETVLAAIVKSKPRYDQAVVRRILTPSPMRLPARCSHFGDCGGCTWQDLDYRQQLVFKRKQVADCLTRLGRLEQVAVDEMIGCAELYNYRNKMEFSFHTAPGGFTLGLHRRGQFDDIFDLDRCYLQSELSNRIVRWIRDFVVRTRIPVYDVANHTGYMRFLVIRQGKRTGQTMVNVVTNYGDFPDRQRLVRDMRAELPEVTTLVHNQNGRISNIAVGESEQVLFGLGYIEEQLFDCRFRIRANSFFQTNSIQAETLYRTCFEMLRPGPSERVFDLYCGTGSIAILLAGYVQHVVGVELVKDAVDAAVENAACNNVGNVEFHHADVKDYLALIEGSSVRFDTVIVDPPRTGLHPKALRRLLRLDPPRILYVSCNPATFARDARLIVDAGYDLPLVRPVDMFPHTMHIELAGVFNRR
- the def gene encoding peptide deformylase, which codes for MAVRPIVIYGDPVLREKAQPVETIDREIKDLVSDLTDTLKEAQGLGLAAPQIGVSRRVFIIDLSVIDINADLKVFINPEIIEAGGEPVEYEEGCLSFPGLYQKITRPAWVKVRAIDINGNAFEIATDGMLARAIQHEFDHLEGILFIDRMSALTRTMIQGRLRKLQKVS
- a CDS encoding DUF885 domain-containing protein; protein product: MIGTRMLWALAAALFLCGPAPAAAAAEPGLDNLCDQILAALQAFYPVRSTEMGIHDYDHRFTDYSSSSVRDMVKRLAAFDKKLAKYRAADLPADQAIRCRLIQSNVDAALLDLKQISWHTRLPQLYVDEAVNGLYLLLGSRSLAPEQAAVSVLARMKAVPALLETARKNIRRPPQVWIDEAVSALVSAEVFYGDAGAEMARQFPARAEEFRTAAAAAQEVLRGFSDWLRRAEPGDPGAFAIGADNFNYKLAHEHFLPYTADSLLALGEALLVDADSAYDEYRRFVEEEAQNGSERVFIPRCFSRADILDYYAWEVAQVRAFCADNEIVTVPQNIAPVAVVETPPYLQSMITGIAYQPAGPFDTAQQALFFVRPVPDPLDSAQLSVRARYIHRRGFRGSVVHEAYPGHHLQTQVAGMHDDPVRKWQSNSLAVEGWALYCEQMMYEAGLYGGENPAMWLAILDGIRFRAARIVADVKLHTGRMTYDECVDWMIDTLDIDTDSGREYIRNQVRLYTHRPTYQMSYLIGKLEILKLRDAMIDIEGESFSLRAFHDAYLSEGSIPPALVWKAWELETAP
- the yajC gene encoding preprotein translocase subunit YajC, with the translated sequence MAGSPEGAGSGTMITTVIWFGLIFVVMYLLLIRPQRKKQKEHEHLLKDLKKGDKVITSAGMFGVIFAIDDERGRVVLKFGENVKMEFLKSSIAARVDS
- a CDS encoding superoxide dismutase, translated to MLRTFVSAALVLGVLAFGSGSAAAHCEIPCGIYDDSTRFDLLAEHITTMEKSMAQIRELSADPGANANQLTRWVVNKEDHAGEFQHIVSQYFMTQRLKTLEPTAQGYAGYQKQLELTHRLLVGAMKCKQTTDQANIDSLRVTLDQFRTAYFGGQNHTH